A portion of the Clostridium gelidum genome contains these proteins:
- a CDS encoding cytochrome C biogenesis protein, which produces MEFEEVKIEIYVPNEFIIPLRDGLNSIGACKVGNYDNCISVTQVSGYWRPLDGAKPYDGKVGEISEGVECKMEVRCKKEYIKQAIKVIKEIHPYEEVLFNIIPIINHLYI; this is translated from the coding sequence ATGGAATTTGAAGAAGTAAAAATAGAAATATATGTTCCCAATGAGTTTATTATTCCGTTAAGAGATGGTCTTAATAGTATAGGTGCATGTAAAGTTGGAAATTATGATAATTGCATTTCAGTGACACAGGTTAGTGGATACTGGAGACCGTTAGATGGTGCAAAACCTTATGATGGGAAAGTAGGAGAAATTTCTGAAGGGGTCGAATGTAAAATGGAAGTTCGTTGTAAAAAAGAATATATAAAACAAGCTATTAAAGTGATAAAAGAAATTCACCCTTACGAAGAAGTTCTATTTAATATTATTCCTATTATTAATCATTTATACATATAA
- a CDS encoding GyrI-like domain-containing protein, translating into MQKNKVELITVPECKFFMIKGNGNPNDEKFSEAIGVLYSLSYAVKMMHKNGVIPDGYFDYTVFPLEGVWDMSEKGKLQDTLDKNELIYNIMIRQPDFVTEEIAMKAIEIVKKKKPHPLLECVTFGNMNDGLCVQMLHVGSYDDEPNSFAMMKEYCEQNNLKRITKVHREIYISDGRKTEISKLKTVLRYKVSAIE; encoded by the coding sequence ATGCAAAAAAACAAAGTGGAATTAATTACAGTCCCAGAATGTAAATTTTTTATGATTAAAGGAAACGGGAATCCAAATGATGAGAAATTCTCTGAAGCAATAGGGGTTTTATATTCTCTTTCTTATGCAGTAAAAATGATGCATAAAAATGGAGTGATACCAGATGGATACTTTGATTATACTGTTTTTCCTTTAGAAGGTGTTTGGGATATGAGTGAAAAAGGGAAATTGCAAGACACTCTTGATAAAAATGAACTTATATATAATATTATGATTAGGCAGCCAGATTTTGTAACAGAAGAAATTGCTATGAAAGCAATTGAAATAGTCAAAAAGAAAAAACCACATCCATTATTAGAATGTGTAACCTTTGGTAATATGAATGATGGATTATGCGTACAGATGCTTCATGTTGGTTCCTATGATGATGAACCAAATAGTTTTGCTATGATGAAAGAATATTGTGAGCAAAATAACTTAAAAAGAATAACAAAAGTCCATAGAGAAATATATATTTCTGATGGCCGTAAAACAGAAATATCAAAATTAAAAACTGTTTTACGTTATAAGGTAAGTGCTATAGAATAA
- the pepV gene encoding dipeptidase PepV has protein sequence MYRKQIEDYFTTHKDEMLNDICSIIKIKSDREEAIKGMPFGKGPAKALEAALNLAEGMGFITKNYDNYVGTIDFSEKEKGLDILAHLDVVPASDDWVVTKPFEPLIKDGKLYGRGSADDKGPAIVALYALKAVKDLNIPLSKNVRLILGTDEECGSEDIDYYYKIEKEAPMTFSPDADFPVINIEKGRLASTFEAKFEEDVMLPRIVCVQSGVKANVVPDKATVTIEGFNNEEIKKYLEAVEKKTGIKFTVHEEANEKLIISAKGSGAHASTPEKGDNALTGILELLKDMPFAKSEGFNRLCEVQKLFPHGDFNGEASKVKMSDEISGELTISLNIFEYDTEGLSGVFDCRAPICATNENLRDVLRDTMKKENIILSSDDLTEAHHVSADSDFVRTLLKCYEKYSGRQGECLAIGGGTYVHHLKNGVAFGCTMPGTENNMHGNDEFANIDELVLSAKIFTQAIIDLCTS, from the coding sequence ATGTACAGAAAACAAATTGAAGATTATTTTACTACTCACAAAGATGAAATGCTAAATGATATATGTAGCATTATCAAAATAAAAAGTGATAGAGAAGAAGCGATAAAAGGAATGCCTTTTGGAAAAGGTCCAGCTAAAGCACTAGAAGCAGCATTAAATTTAGCTGAGGGAATGGGGTTTATTACTAAGAATTATGATAATTATGTTGGAACTATTGATTTTAGTGAAAAGGAAAAGGGATTAGATATCCTTGCTCATTTAGATGTAGTTCCAGCTAGTGACGATTGGGTTGTTACAAAGCCTTTTGAACCTCTTATAAAAGATGGAAAATTATATGGTAGAGGAAGTGCTGATGATAAGGGGCCAGCAATTGTAGCATTGTATGCCTTAAAAGCAGTTAAAGACTTAAATATACCACTTAGCAAAAATGTCAGACTTATTTTAGGGACAGATGAAGAGTGTGGTAGTGAAGATATTGATTATTATTATAAAATTGAAAAAGAAGCACCTATGACGTTTTCACCAGATGCAGATTTTCCAGTTATAAATATTGAAAAAGGTCGTCTAGCTAGCACATTTGAAGCTAAGTTTGAAGAAGATGTTATGCTTCCTAGAATAGTATGTGTACAAAGTGGAGTTAAGGCAAATGTAGTTCCAGACAAAGCAACTGTTACAATTGAAGGTTTTAATAATGAAGAAATTAAAAAGTATTTAGAGGCTGTTGAAAAGAAAACTGGGATAAAATTCACAGTACATGAAGAAGCTAATGAGAAATTGATTATTTCTGCAAAAGGAAGTGGCGCACATGCATCTACTCCTGAAAAGGGTGATAATGCATTAACTGGAATATTAGAATTGCTTAAAGATATGCCATTTGCAAAGAGTGAGGGTTTTAATAGATTATGTGAAGTGCAAAAGTTATTTCCTCATGGTGATTTTAATGGTGAAGCTAGTAAAGTTAAGATGAGTGATGAAATATCAGGGGAATTAACTATTTCATTAAATATTTTTGAATATGATACTGAAGGCCTTAGTGGAGTATTTGATTGTAGAGCTCCAATTTGTGCTACAAATGAAAATTTACGTGATGTTTTAAGAGATACTATGAAAAAAGAAAACATTATTCTTTCTTCTGATGATTTAACTGAAGCACATCATGTAAGTGCAGATTCTGATTTTGTGCGTACCCTTTTAAAATGTTATGAAAAATATAGTGGTAGACAGGGAGAATGTCTTGCAATTGGTGGGGGGACATATGTACATCATCTTAAAAATGGTGTAGCATTTGGTTGTACAATGCCAGGAACTGAGAATAATATGCATGGAAATGATGAATTCGCAAACATAGATGAATTAGTACTTAGTGCTAAAATATTTACTCAAGCAATAATTGATTTATGCACTTCTTAA
- the amrS gene encoding AmmeMemoRadiSam system radical SAM enzyme produces the protein MDMKIPFYEEYRDKIRCRICPHNCILDEGKFGICGVRTLKNNVPVAINYGGVTSMGVDPIEKKPLYHFKPSKNILSLGSFGCNMTCSFCQNYEISQGKPETQYMSVEKLIDIIPKVENNAGVAFTYNEPFMWYEYIYDAAKSIKENNPDTSVVVVTNGYINEEPLLKLIPYVDAMNIDLKGYTSRYYNKICGARLEPVLETIKIANKYCHVEITTLLVSDENDSIEETREIAKFIASVNENIPFHLSRYFPRYKMDNAETRIDTITQAQNEAKRYLKHVYVGNVEGVDNNTYCSKCNELIIRRNGYSTEILMKENKCEKCGEDIYL, from the coding sequence ATGGATATGAAGATACCATTTTATGAAGAATATAGAGATAAAATTAGATGTAGAATATGTCCTCATAATTGTATATTAGATGAAGGGAAATTTGGAATATGCGGAGTTAGAACTTTAAAGAATAATGTACCTGTTGCCATAAATTATGGAGGCGTTACGTCTATGGGAGTTGACCCTATAGAAAAAAAGCCTCTATACCACTTTAAACCATCAAAAAATATTTTATCTCTTGGAAGTTTTGGATGTAATATGACCTGTAGCTTTTGTCAAAATTATGAAATATCTCAAGGCAAACCAGAGACACAATATATGAGTGTAGAAAAATTGATTGATATAATTCCAAAAGTAGAAAATAATGCAGGAGTTGCTTTTACTTATAATGAACCATTTATGTGGTATGAATATATTTATGATGCAGCTAAAAGTATAAAGGAAAATAATCCGGATACAAGTGTTGTAGTAGTAACAAATGGTTACATTAATGAAGAGCCACTTTTAAAACTTATTCCTTATGTTGATGCTATGAATATTGATTTAAAGGGATATACAAGTAGATATTATAATAAGATTTGTGGTGCAAGACTCGAACCAGTTTTAGAAACTATAAAAATAGCTAATAAATATTGCCATGTGGAAATAACAACTTTGCTCGTTAGCGATGAAAATGATTCTATAGAAGAAACCAGGGAAATAGCTAAGTTTATAGCTAGTGTTAATGAAAATATACCTTTTCACTTAAGTAGATATTTTCCGAGATATAAAATGGATAATGCAGAAACTAGAATAGATACGATAACGCAAGCTCAAAACGAAGCTAAAAGATATTTAAAACATGTGTATGTAGGAAATGTGGAAGGGGTTGATAATAATACATATTGCTCTAAGTGCAATGAATTGATTATTAGAAGAAATGGATATTCTACTGAAATTCTTATGAAAGAAAATAAATGCGAAAAGTGCGGGGAAGATATATACCTATAA
- a CDS encoding MFS transporter, with amino-acid sequence MKIKNIHKLKRIKDLQQLEILKELKNFLILWSSQSLSQFGSSMTSFSLIVWAFEKQDSVLSISMLMICSLLPSILLSFLAGTFIDKWNKKLIMIISDTIAAICSVFVLILLFNNRLEISYLYIINVILGIMNAFQSPASSVAVTMIVPKRHYIKISGLQSLSSSMVTTFTPLVATSIYAFGGTKVILFIDLSTFFVAFIALLFCVKIPDYVAYKKKQKLSTLADCLDGVSYIFNNKSILHLIIFMGFVNLIASIYNCNLTPMILARTDNNKIILGVITSFVGIGGVIGSILFTIKKTSKSKVNTIFNSITFSFLICNTLLGIGGNAYIWSFAVLAGHIAVPFLTGNVEVLMRTKVPIEIQGRVFSARNTIQYATIPIGYILGGILADKCFEPIMASNSYLKQILSMIVGSGKGSGISIIFIIIGITGFAVCCMFRRNKYIKALDD; translated from the coding sequence ATGAAAATAAAAAATATACACAAATTAAAAAGAATAAAAGATCTTCAACAATTAGAAATATTAAAAGAGCTAAAAAATTTCTTGATATTATGGAGTAGTCAATCATTATCACAATTTGGCAGTAGCATGACAAGTTTTTCACTTATTGTTTGGGCATTTGAGAAACAAGATTCTGTATTGTCAATTTCGATGCTTATGATATGTTCACTATTACCTAGTATTTTACTTAGTTTTTTAGCAGGAACATTTATAGATAAGTGGAATAAAAAATTAATAATGATTATATCTGATACAATTGCAGCTATTTGCTCAGTATTTGTATTGATTTTATTGTTCAACAATAGACTTGAAATAAGTTATTTGTATATTATAAATGTTATACTTGGAATAATGAATGCATTTCAATCACCTGCTTCAAGTGTAGCAGTTACTATGATTGTACCTAAAAGGCATTATATTAAGATAAGCGGATTGCAATCATTATCTTCTTCAATGGTTACAACATTTACACCTTTAGTTGCCACATCTATATATGCTTTTGGAGGAACGAAAGTAATTTTATTTATTGACCTTAGTACTTTTTTTGTAGCATTTATAGCATTACTATTTTGTGTTAAGATACCAGATTATGTAGCGTATAAAAAGAAACAAAAATTAAGTACTTTAGCAGATTGTTTGGATGGAGTTTCTTATATTTTTAACAATAAAAGCATTTTACATTTAATAATTTTTATGGGTTTTGTGAATTTGATTGCATCAATATATAATTGTAATTTAACTCCAATGATTTTAGCTAGAACAGATAATAATAAAATTATTCTTGGAGTCATTACATCATTTGTAGGTATTGGTGGGGTTATTGGAAGTATTTTATTTACCATAAAAAAAACTTCTAAGAGCAAAGTAAATACAATATTTAATTCTATCACTTTCTCTTTTTTGATTTGTAACACTTTACTTGGAATAGGCGGGAATGCTTATATTTGGTCATTTGCAGTACTCGCAGGACATATTGCAGTTCCTTTTTTAACTGGAAATGTAGAAGTTTTAATGAGAACTAAAGTTCCGATAGAAATACAAGGTCGTGTATTCTCAGCAAGAAATACTATTCAATATGCCACAATACCTATTGGATATATATTAGGTGGAATATTAGCAGATAAATGTTTCGAACCAATAATGGCTTCAAATTCTTATCTTAAGCAAATACTTTCTATGATTGTAGGAAGTGGTAAGGGCTCTGGGATATCTATTATTTTTATTATAATTGGAATTACAGGATTTGCTGTATGTTGTATGTTTAGAAGAAACAAATATATAAAAGCTTTGGATGATTAA
- a CDS encoding GNAT family N-acetyltransferase: MNICIVEKDIKEIEIIRPLWKQLNSVHLDKSIYFKNKYETFTFDKRMESIYKKAQHGIVKLDMILDSDNGNYVGYCLSSIEDTLGQIESIYIEKEYRKFGLGGTLMKSALRWFESNVIINIEISVVYANDDALSFYERYGFHIGNYILKK, from the coding sequence ATGAATATATGTATAGTTGAGAAGGATATAAAAGAAATTGAAATTATAAGGCCATTATGGAAGCAACTTAATTCTGTTCACTTGGATAAATCAATTTATTTTAAGAATAAATATGAGACATTTACATTTGACAAAAGAATGGAATCTATATATAAAAAGGCTCAACATGGTATTGTAAAACTTGATATGATTTTAGATAGTGATAACGGGAATTATGTAGGGTATTGCTTAAGTTCAATTGAAGATACTTTAGGTCAAATAGAATCTATATATATTGAAAAAGAGTATCGTAAGTTTGGATTAGGCGGTACACTTATGAAAAGTGCGTTAAGGTGGTTTGAATCAAATGTAATAATAAATATTGAAATTAGTGTAGTTTATGCAAATGATGACGCATTATCTTTTTATGAACGTTATGGGTTTCATATTGGAAATTATATATTAAAAAAGTAA
- a CDS encoding CatB-related O-acetyltransferase: MAIPNLNKIYPRSNDFQTIYLKNVITRDNIKVGDYTIYNDFCDDPRDFEKNNLLYHYPINNDKLIIGKFCSIACKAKFLMTSGNHAMKSLSTYTFPIFYEEWDETLNIKDAWDNKGDIIIGNDVWIGYDAIIMSGVKIGDGAIIGTRALVTKDVAPYTIVGGVPAKPIKKRFDDDIISKLLDIKWWDWRAEKIQANIKYIQLGDIKNLR, translated from the coding sequence ATGGCTATTCCAAATTTAAATAAAATATATCCGAGAAGTAATGATTTTCAAACAATATACCTTAAGAATGTAATCACAAGAGATAATATAAAGGTTGGAGATTATACTATATATAATGATTTTTGCGATGATCCTAGGGATTTTGAGAAGAATAATTTATTATATCACTATCCTATTAATAATGATAAATTGATTATAGGAAAGTTTTGTTCTATTGCATGCAAAGCAAAATTTCTTATGACTTCTGGAAACCATGCTATGAAATCACTATCTACTTATACATTTCCTATTTTTTACGAAGAGTGGGATGAAACATTAAATATCAAAGATGCTTGGGATAATAAAGGAGATATTATAATAGGTAATGATGTGTGGATAGGATATGATGCTATTATTATGTCAGGAGTTAAAATTGGAGATGGTGCAATAATTGGAACGAGAGCTCTAGTAACTAAAGATGTTGCGCCATATACTATTGTTGGAGGAGTGCCAGCAAAACCTATAAAGAAAAGGTTTGATGATGATATCATTTCTAAATTGCTAGACATTAAGTGGTGGGATTGGAGAGCTGAAAAAATTCAAGCAAATATAAAATACATTCAGCTTGGAGACATTAAAAATTTAAGATAA
- a CDS encoding 4Fe-4S binding protein, which translates to MLYYVIGIALAFKLKDNRAFCKYICPITVFLKPMSYFSLLRIKVDKNKCISCNKCRSVCPMDVDMLDNKRNRKNGTECIVCKECIRACPKNALKS; encoded by the coding sequence ATACTTTATTATGTTATAGGAATAGCTCTTGCATTTAAGTTAAAGGATAATAGAGCTTTTTGTAAGTATATTTGTCCCATCACAGTATTTTTGAAGCCCATGAGTTATTTTTCTTTATTAAGAATTAAAGTGGACAAAAATAAATGTATATCATGCAATAAGTGTAGATCTGTTTGCCCAATGGATGTGGACATGCTAGATAATAAGAGAAATCGTAAAAATGGAACAGAGTGTATTGTATGTAAAGAGTGTATTAGAGCATGCCCTAAAAATGCACTTAAATCTTAG
- a CDS encoding DUF975 family protein, which translates to MEINNNEIRENARLSLKGNWKVAIVSSLVYSIVSIIGDFIPESSSIWFSILTTISNALLIFGYTAIMLHIVRGEDAEFSEIFSECKRFWKGLGMTIVVNIYIGLWTLLLVVPGIIASIKYSMTFYIWVDNPKIGIDEAINKSIEMTDGHKMDIFKLYLSFIGWIVLSLVPSFVVWFWFKEYALGIMSLGMIFVSPYIEVSMGTFYNTLVKERGSQLTLGE; encoded by the coding sequence ATGGAGATTAATAATAACGAAATAAGAGAAAATGCAAGACTCAGTTTAAAAGGAAATTGGAAGGTTGCAATAGTAAGTTCTTTAGTGTATAGCATTGTTAGTATTATAGGAGATTTTATACCGGAGTCTAGCAGTATATGGTTTTCTATATTAACAACTATTTCTAATGCACTATTGATATTTGGGTATACAGCTATAATGTTACATATAGTCAGAGGTGAGGATGCTGAATTTTCGGAAATTTTTTCTGAATGCAAGAGATTTTGGAAGGGCTTGGGAATGACAATAGTAGTTAACATTTACATCGGATTATGGACATTGCTATTGGTAGTTCCAGGTATTATAGCATCTATTAAGTATTCTATGACGTTTTATATATGGGTTGATAATCCTAAAATTGGTATTGACGAAGCAATAAATAAAAGTATTGAGATGACTGACGGGCATAAGATGGATATATTCAAATTATACTTAAGTTTTATAGGTTGGATTGTATTATCCTTAGTGCCAAGTTTTGTGGTATGGTTTTGGTTTAAAGAATATGCTCTTGGAATTATGTCTCTTGGAATGATTTTCGTAAGTCCTTATATTGAAGTATCTATGGGAACTTTCTACAATACGTTAGTCAAGGAGAGGGGAAGTCAACTCACATTAGGGGAATAA
- a CDS encoding GNAT family N-acetyltransferase → MVIEKLKLEDIEGLLELYKELTPFENSLEKSIEIYKEILQDEQYLIIAAKENNKIIGSALGVCCKCLSVGGNPFLVIEDVIINEDVRGQGVGKKIMTALDEFAKEKNCDYAILVSSDYRKGAHVFYENLGFIDGVRGFRKMYTD, encoded by the coding sequence ATGGTTATTGAAAAGTTAAAGTTAGAAGATATTGAAGGTTTATTAGAATTATATAAGGAGCTTACTCCTTTTGAGAATTCATTAGAAAAGTCAATTGAAATATACAAAGAAATACTACAAGATGAACAGTACTTAATAATAGCGGCTAAAGAGAACAATAAGATTATTGGTTCTGCACTTGGAGTATGTTGTAAATGTCTTTCAGTAGGAGGAAACCCATTTTTAGTAATTGAAGATGTAATTATTAACGAGGACGTTAGAGGTCAAGGAGTAGGTAAAAAAATAATGACGGCTTTAGATGAATTTGCTAAAGAAAAGAATTGTGATTATGCAATTCTTGTATCTTCTGATTATCGAAAAGGAGCCCATGTATTTTATGAAAATTTAGGATTTATTGATGGGGTAAGAGGATTTAGAAAAATGTACACAGATTAA
- a CDS encoding GNAT family N-acetyltransferase produces the protein MKYFIKSERIGFSVWDKENEKQANLLWGNEDVTKYISTTGKMTEKEILERLDKEVDTYSKYRIQYFPLYIKENTEFIGCCGLRPYKKEKKIAEVGVHLLPEYWGKGYGKEACMRIIKYAFETLSFETIFAGHNPNNLESAKLLKKLGFVYSHDEYYAPTGLKHPSYLLNKEF, from the coding sequence ATGAAATATTTTATTAAGTCAGAAAGAATTGGATTTTCAGTGTGGGATAAGGAAAATGAAAAACAGGCTAATTTATTATGGGGAAATGAAGATGTGACTAAATATATATCTACTACAGGTAAGATGACTGAAAAAGAGATATTAGAGCGATTAGACAAAGAAGTAGATACATACAGTAAATATAGGATTCAGTATTTTCCTCTATATATAAAGGAAAATACTGAATTTATTGGATGTTGTGGTTTAAGACCTTATAAAAAAGAGAAGAAAATAGCTGAAGTTGGAGTTCATTTACTTCCGGAATATTGGGGGAAAGGTTATGGAAAAGAAGCATGTATGAGAATAATAAAGTATGCATTTGAAACACTTTCTTTTGAAACAATATTTGCAGGGCATAATCCTAATAATTTAGAATCGGCCAAACTTTTAAAAAAACTTGGTTTTGTGTATTCGCATGATGAATATTATGCTCCAACAGGTCTTAAACATCCATCGTACTTATTAAATAAGGAATTTTAG
- a CDS encoding methyltransferase domain-containing protein, whose amino-acid sequence MKNINSYCYDLIENSLDEKYHVIYSSMALHHIVDIDKLLKKFYNMINSNGTLCIVD is encoded by the coding sequence TTGAAAAATATAAATAGTTATTGCTATGATTTGATAGAAAATTCTTTGGATGAAAAGTACCATGTTATATATAGTTCAATGGCTTTACATCATATTGTGGATATAGATAAATTATTAAAAAAATTCTATAATATGATTAATTCAAATGGTACATTATGTATTGTTGATTAA
- a CDS encoding VOC family protein — translation MGIKMIHHVCIQTENYRESLEFYTDILGFEVVQETKNFHNRDFNTWLKLGTFMIELQTNKKEDKLNNWNELNAGIVHMCFLVDNVHEEVNRIKELGYTKFKLKNGEAIYKVENNCLCKIKAPEGTEIEMRDREL, via the coding sequence ATGGGAATAAAAATGATACATCATGTATGTATTCAAACTGAAAATTATAGAGAATCCCTTGAATTTTATACTGATATTTTAGGATTTGAAGTTGTGCAAGAAACAAAGAACTTTCACAATAGAGATTTTAATACATGGTTAAAATTAGGCACATTCATGATTGAATTGCAAACTAATAAAAAAGAAGATAAGTTAAATAATTGGAATGAGTTAAATGCAGGAATAGTACATATGTGTTTCTTGGTAGACAATGTACACGAAGAAGTTAATAGAATAAAAGAATTGGGTTATACCAAGTTTAAGCTTAAAAATGGAGAAGCAATATACAAAGTTGAAAATAATTGTTTATGTAAAATTAAAGCACCAGAAGGCACTGAAATTGAAATGAGAGATAGGGAATTATGA
- a CDS encoding class I SAM-dependent methyltransferase yields MDFDDVAREWDNEKRIERAKIIANKIKTTITVGKDKSAMEFGCGTGLVSFNLHTEFKNITLIDTSKEMINVVNNKIEALNLSNINTYCEDLVQNKLNEKFDIIYSSMALHHIVDIDRLCKEFYNMLNLNGTLCIVDLNKDDGSFHKNEIGFNGHNGFSKTWLKSILEVNGFSNITFQTFYEGAKQIDNNELRYSLFIMTADKI; encoded by the coding sequence ATGGATTTTGATGATGTTGCCAGAGAATGGGATAATGAAAAAAGAATTGAAAGAGCTAAAATTATAGCAAATAAAATAAAAACAACAATAACAGTAGGAAAAGATAAATCTGCAATGGAATTTGGATGCGGGACAGGTCTTGTTAGTTTTAACTTACATACTGAATTTAAAAATATAACTTTAATTGATACATCTAAAGAAATGATAAATGTTGTAAACAATAAAATTGAAGCATTGAATTTAAGCAATATAAATACTTATTGTGAAGACTTGGTTCAAAATAAATTGAATGAAAAATTTGATATAATATATAGTTCTATGGCATTACATCATATTGTAGATATAGATAGATTATGTAAAGAATTTTATAATATGCTTAATTTAAATGGTACATTGTGTATTGTTGATTTAAATAAGGATGATGGAAGTTTTCATAAAAATGAAATTGGATTTAATGGACATAATGGATTTTCAAAGACATGGCTTAAAAGTATATTAGAAGTTAATGGATTTTCTAATATAACATTTCAAACATTTTATGAAGGTGCGAAGCAAATTGATAATAATGAATTAAGATATTCTTTATTTATAATGACAGCTGATAAAATTTAA
- a CDS encoding GNAT family N-acetyltransferase, giving the protein MFTIEQIKSNKKEYLPLLLLADPCEEMIDLYLDKGEMYVLNDENKILCEAVVIEISNTECELKNIATTEEHQMKGYAKRIIDHISNIYKKNYKEMFVGTTSAAVPFYNKLGFQYSHTVKNFFVDNYPKSIFEGNAQCADMLYLKKDL; this is encoded by the coding sequence ATGTTTACAATTGAACAAATTAAAAGCAATAAGAAAGAGTATTTACCATTGTTATTGCTTGCAGATCCTTGTGAAGAAATGATTGATTTGTATCTTGATAAGGGAGAAATGTATGTACTAAATGATGAAAATAAAATACTTTGTGAAGCAGTTGTTATTGAAATATCAAATACAGAATGTGAATTAAAGAATATTGCAACAACTGAAGAACATCAAATGAAAGGATACGCAAAAAGAATTATAGATCATATTTCTAATATATACAAAAAAAATTATAAAGAAATGTTTGTTGGAACTACAAGCGCAGCAGTTCCATTTTATAATAAATTAGGATTTCAGTATTCGCATACTGTGAAGAACTTTTTTGTAGATAATTACCCTAAATCAATTTTTGAAGGTAATGCTCAGTGCGCTGATATGCTGTATTTGAAAAAAGATTTATAA
- a CDS encoding GNAT family N-acetyltransferase, with translation MRYVKAETLLPDSLIEEIQKYIQGEYIYITSQKSIRKKWGEKSGSREYILNRNKDIRKKYQSGYIIETVATHSDYQKRGFGKAVITECFRRLREKGVKSAYSTGYSEAANALYQSLKPVEVYQLIRYKLENSCQIDLL, from the coding sequence GTGAGATATGTAAAAGCTGAAACATTATTACCAGATAGTCTAATAGAAGAAATTCAAAAATATATTCAGGGAGAGTATATTTATATTACATCCCAGAAATCAATACGTAAAAAATGGGGAGAAAAATCTGGAAGTCGTGAATATATATTAAATAGAAATAAAGATATTCGTAAGAAATATCAAAGTGGATATATAATTGAAACTGTGGCAACACATTCAGATTACCAAAAACGTGGATTTGGAAAAGCAGTTATAACAGAATGTTTTAGAAGGCTTAGAGAAAAAGGTGTTAAAAGTGCATATAGTACAGGCTACTCAGAAGCCGCAAATGCACTTTATCAATCTTTAAAACCTGTTGAGGTTTACCAATTAATACGATATAAATTAGAAAATTCATGTCAAATTGACTTATTGTAA